tgctgctttaatatCTGACAGAAAACGACTTGATAATTGTGACAAACTGCTCTGAATGCAGCAGACATTTAACAAACGTACCCTAATTCTTTATTTTCTCTGTCAGGTTTCCCTTGCAGCAAGAGAATGGCCAAACTATTGAATGCACAGTAGCACAGTACTTTAAAGACAAGTACAAGCTCATCCTGCGATACCCCCATCTTCCATGTCTTCAAGTGGGGCAGGAGCAGAAGCACACCTACCTGCCTCTAGAGGTATGCACATAAACCTCTTTGACTATCAGCTTTTATAATAAAGTCCTCTTTTTTAACTGTCGATTTTCTTATAatccccttttttaaaaattttgtccTCAGGTGTGTAACATAGTGGCAGGACAGCGCTGTATCAAAAAGTTGACGGACAATCAGACCTCCACAATGATTCGTGCCACGGCCCGATCAGCACCAGACCGTCAAGATGAGATTAGTAAATTGGTAAGTAGCTGTGAGATAAAGTTAGCTGTCCCTGTAAATCCTTAAAATCTGCTGTCAAAGTCAGTATTTCTGTCAAACCAGACAGTGCAAGCAGTATTAAGTACAAACGGTGTGCAAACTGTAGCACGGTGTGATTCGTCAGTAACACGTTGAATTCAGACGCTCAGGGGCCAGTACCTAAAACATATCCAAGTAAAATGCCTGGCATAACACAATGGTTTTGGCTGACTCCCAACACATGACTCCCTGATACAGACCCTTGAAACATGCACACATGCCAGCTGCTCATGCCAACAAATATTCTTCCCACCCAGTTGGTGTTGTGCCAGAATGTCACTGTCACCTAATACAAGCAAAAGAAAAGCCTAAACAGCAGTAAATGTAGAATGAAGCTAGCAACATCAAACtggtcttgtattttatttttagacatgtttgttgcATTGTTTAGGTGAGCTAAGAGAAAGTGCATGTCttgtttttcagaaaaaaagtgaGAAGTTCTGCTTACACtgcaattgtaataataataatttatattatGATCTTTTGTAAAAGACCTGCATCTTTTCTCATATACTGGCATCACTTCCCAGCTCATATCAATACTTCTCAAATGGAGATGTTCGGATACATTAAGAGTGGGAAGTATTGTCAATCTGTCATAGTGTAAGTAATTTTATATCATGTCATGATACAGGAATAGTTCTGTGTGGTTTAAAGGGACCATACTCTACTTCCTCAtggttattttctttttatttgaaaCCTGTAGTTTACCTTCAGAATTACTCAGTTGTGTCACATTTAgtctttttcatatttgtttgtgttgccttGCCAAAAATTTCctgtaatggagaaaaaaacagaacacaaagcaccaaaatgatcaaaaatgttgAGGTAAAGAGTATGATACAATAAACAACAATATAACGGATAGGTATATAGTATGAAACAATACAGATTTTATATCGTTGCCCAAAGTATACAGTCAAACTGCACAGCTCGTATTACTCATGAGTTCTATTAATTGTTTTTCAGATGAGAAGTGCCAACTTCAACACTGACCCTTACGTTCGTGAATTTGGAGTGATGGTGAGAGACGAGATGACAGAGGTGAACGGTCGCGTCCTGCAGGCCCCTTCTATTCTTTATGGAGGCAGGGTATGTTGATCCCTAGTTTGAATGAATTACCCCACATATAAAGCACTTTTCCTCGTGACCCCTTCTATCATATTTATTAGATCATCACGCAGACATTGACCAGTGAGTAACAAGGCTGCTTTCATAATTTGCAGAACAAAGCAATAGCCACACCAATTCAGGGAGTGTGGGACATGAGGAACAAGCAGTTCCATACTGGCATCGAGATCAAAGTGTGGGCTATCGCCTGCTTTGCACCACAGAGGCAGTGCACTGAACTCCTACTCAAGTAAGTTGCACAGTAAATTCCATTTTAGTTTTATGACACTGAGCATGTGGGCCTGTTGTTGGGTCAATTATTAACAAGCAGCTGgacataatataataacctaccCTATAATAccctaataatagtaataattataagtttttactgatatttttttcttgaaatgtaTCTTCTTTATCCCATACATTCTGTGATTCAGATGTCATATACCTGTTGTAACCTGAGTACCATGTGTAACCTAAAGTAATACTCTTGACAAGTACATAAACAAGCTGTTCATTTATCTCAGAGCGTTCACTGACCAGCTGAGGAAAATCTCCCGAGATGCAGGGATGCCCATCCAGGGTCAGCCCTGCTTTTGTAAATATGCCCAGGGTGCGGACAGTGTGGAACCCATGTTCagacacctgaaatacacctatCAAGGCCTCCAGCTAGTGGTCGTCATCCTACCAGGGAAGACGCCTGTGTATGGTATGACATGTACTCAGTTTGATCACATTTTACTTTATCTTTTCACCTTGTCACCAGCAGGCAGCATCCATCCCTACATAcacagttacagaaaaaaatgtgCTTTAGAAAATACAGTTGCAATGCATTAATAGGCTGCCTGAAACTCCTCATGGAAGTCTATTCAGAAAGATTAATGCATAATATCTTTGTGTTTTAGCTGAGGTGAAACGTGTTGGGGACACGGTGCTCGGCATGGCCACACAGTGTGTACAAGtgaagaatgttcaaaaaacaACCCCTCAGACCCTCTCCAACCTCTGTCTGAAGATCAACGTCAAGCTGGGCGGTGTCAATAACATCTTACTTCCACAGGGCAGGTGTGTGGAACTAGACCCTGAACATATCTTAATATTTAATACTTTAAAGATCAGAAAGTGTTAAATGTTCCTGTGCTGAACTCCTCTCATCTGTATTCTTTGATTTGTCACAGACCGTTGGTGTTCCAACAGCCAGTTATCTTTCTTGGAGCGGATGTGACTCATCCGCCTGCAGGAGATGGAAAGAAACCTTCCATTGCTGCAGTAAGTAATATTACACCACACAGCAAAGATGCTGCATAAGATGAAAGAGAGCACTTCATGTACCCGAATCACAGAAAATGAACAATCTGTGGCCAGGTTGTATTTTTAACAACTCTTGCCTGCACATTTAGAATGGTCTGATAAATGTGGGTCCACACTAGAAGATAAATAGATGAGTTTAGATCTGATGTGTGATTTAAAGCCAGTTTGAACTGATAATCTagctgttttttgtatttgtatttatttatttagttagttataggactgtgtgtattggcattagttactaAGAACAAGATGCCTGCAcaagatttagcagagaagctaatttctatTTCCATTGATTGTGTGGTGCGAGGGGTTGTTTGGGATGAGACATAATCTAGGTGTTCAATGTATTGTAAATTTTGATTGAAAGTCTGTAATGGCCAAGACCAGGAAGCATCACCAGCCGGATTATGTGTAACATTAATTTAACATTAACAGTAGCCAGCACAAGACCTGTCTGAGACCAACAAAAGTTTATTTCCTTCTTGTGTTGGAAAACACAAATAGCCATATTGATTCTGTCTCGTTAACCTCAATCACAGTTCTTTTTCCCTCCATTTTTGTCTAAGGGGTTAAACACCAAATGATGATGATGGTCCTGTGTCTGGACTCTGGTGGATGTTGTCATATGGTTGAAATACTATATCTGTTATGTCCGTTTTTGGCCAAATTATGGCCTCTGCATAAAATGAGGCAGCAGTGGTAGAAGAATAAAGTTGcacagatatcacagtttggcccaaaatatgacttaggcagttatgctatgagactAATGAAATGTAACCTTTACTTTAGTAAGCacattttgtgtaaatgtataaagaCACATTATAATTGTCTCTAAAGTACATTCACTGTAGAGGGTCTCAACATTTATGGGTAAACAGTGTCGTGGAACATGTTGGATTCAGTTCCTGGTTctgatggtgtgtgttttgtccatGTCGTGTCTTCCTTCAATTGTTACTAAaggattttccttttcttttttttttttgcttttttttgcttttcctgcTTAGGTTGTTGGCAGCATGGATGCTCATCCCAGCCGTTACTGTGCCACAGTCAGAGTACAGCAGCACCGCCAGGACATCATCCAGGACCTGGCCACCATGGTCCGGGAGCTGCTCATCCAGTTCTACAAATCCACTCGCTTCAAGCCCACTAGAATCATCTACTACCGCGACGGTATCTCTGAGGGCCAATTCAACCAGGTAAAAATTATGTACTCACTAGAGCTTAGTGTTGATGAGAACTGTTTGAGTTGACTCGTTATAATtgattgtcattttttttacttgaatatgTGCAGGTTCTTCAGCATGAGCTGCTGGCGATCCGTGAGGCTTGTATTAAACTGGAGAAGGACTACCAACCCGGTATCACCTTTGTGGTTGTGCAGAAGAGACACCACACAAGACTGTTCTGTATGGACAGAAATGAAAGGGTCAGTACTGATCCACTGGGATGGAggggattttctttttttaccaGTTGGTAGAAAATTCCTTATTCTTGGATAATTTTCAAGGATGGAGGTTTGTCAAGTAATGTGTCATGTAATGTATATAGCTTTATAATGTAAACGGCTAAATTAGTCACTCTGAATTGTAAGTGTATATCTCTAAAGGCATTACCAGAATATTGTCCAATTTTCTGTAGGTTGGAAAGAGTGGCAACATTCCTGCAGGCACCACAGTGGACACCAAGATCACGCACCCATCAGAATTTGATTTCTACCTTTGCAGTCACGCTGGCATACAGGTAAAGACATACTATTGCCTGGGTTGGCCTAATATTAAAAGCACTTGTTGTGTTTGTCATCGGTGTTCTGCACGGGTTTTGCAGATAATCAGAAAAAACAGCCTCAGTGGCCTCGTCAGACTTTCCAGGTCATAACAGCAGCTTAATGTGGCATGCAGAAGAACTTGGCCAACGGTGACGCTTATCATTCATTGTGTCTCTGCGTAGGGTACCAGCAGACCGTCTCACTACCATGTGCTCTGGGACGACAACCACTTCTCTTCAGATGAACTGCAGGTCCTCACCTACCAGCTTTGCCACACCTATGTGCGCTGCACGCGGTCAGTGTCCATCCCAGCACCAGCCTACTACGCCCATTTGGTGGCTTTCCGTGCTCGCTATCACTTGGTGGACAAAGAGCATGACAGGTGAGGACTCTGTTTGCATATATATGGAGATCAAAACAGTATTTACATGTTTGTAATTTCTTTAACTGTGCCATTTCAGTGCTGAAGGCAGTCACACATCAGGCCAGAGTAATGGCCGGGACCACCAGGCCTTGGCTAAGGCTGTTCAGATCCATCAAGACACCCTGCGCACCATGTACTTTGCCTGAGAGCACAGAGCCCCAGGTCAACTTGGGTGAGACCCTGCTGATGGACCACACTACCCCTCGCTGTCTCACCATCACTGTAGATAGCACCACAGTGGTTTCACATCATGATCTCCTAAACAGACCTGTCAGTTACCAGTTTGtctccagttgtatttcagtCGACATGTACAAGCCCCTGACCCACAAATACCAAACCAGCTATTAGAGTGTATGATGCAAAAGAATTAGTCTTTGTACGAACAGAGCTGGAAAAGGGTTCACTTTTCATGTTGTGCATTAGTATATATTTGTATTCTTGTAGGGAAATACGTTGCAAAGTATGAGAGGAAAAGGATAAGTTTGTACACTGATAGATGAAATCTACCATTTCAAAACTAGGGGGCAGGATCATTACAGATAGGGTGGTTTTTAACTTGCTTCTCCTGTTATGTTTATTAAGGTCTCGGTGCTTTTCCAGGAGAAGGTGACTTAAAAAAAATGGGGGCGGGGGGCTCGTTCACTGTTTATATGCCTAATGATTTGCTTCTCTGACAAACATTATTTATCAGCCAATCAAAGCAAAGTGCACTGACCAGAATGGGTACTTCAATCAGGACAAAAGTACTTAATATATTAAGGGTTGCGTGTGATTTTTCACATAGGGCACTATGTGATGAAAAGTGCCATTTGAGACCatctttctgttttttatttctgTGTAAAACTATGAACTGTTCGGCCCACGTGTGCTGGGTTTTCAGTATTTGTCCGTGATCGACACTGATGACCGTTTTTATGCCAAATCTGATGACAACTCAGTCAAAGATTCACATCAGATTTGTTCAACCCTTGAACACTTAGTTTATTATAGATGAGGACTTGTATTGTTTGAGAGAACAATCCTTCTCAGCCTCTTCTTAGTCTGAACTGATCAAGTTGCACCAGAAACCTAACTCCCATCCCGAGAAGTAGTGTATTGGGACTGGATCCCAACAAAGACACCTTTTTAATGTACTCTGAGCCGTGTTGATAAAAGAAACATGATGTAGAAAGCAACACAGGGGAGCACAATGAAATCATGTTTGTTCCCTTGTGTTTTTATAGTCgatttcagtcatttttctaATGAATATGCATGTAGCGGACTCATGTTTTAGACATCTAGGCATTTGTGATAATTGTTTCTTTCTTCCTTTATACTCATTAACCcttctatttttttatgtatatagcaGCAGGATAGTGTTTCTGCAGTGTCTTTGTCGGAGTGGGATATTTGTGTGGCGTCTCCATATCCAGGCATTCGGTACTTTGGAGTGAGAGCAGCTGCAACAtttcagaacccccccccccaaccccccagtaAATAAAAAACTCTTTAAATATAGTGTTCGCTCCTAGAAGCAGGAGGAGAAAAGCATCGCACAAAGCTTGGGTTTTATGCAAATGACTTTTTGTGAGTCTTTATACTATGTAGTAACGTTGGTAATAAGGTATATTTTGAATAAGCTTTCAGTGGAGGCTGCTGAAATTATAGAGAATTTTTTAATACAACTGGCCCACATGTAGTCTAAATCAACACTGTCTATTTGTATACAGATTTTAAATGCAAATATCCTCTTGCCTTGTGAAGACTGTTGAAGTCTTACTAATAATTTTAGACATTTCCTAACTTCCCACCTAAGTTTTACTACCAAGTTAAGCAGGCGAATGTCCATAGTCTTGATTGGAGGCAAGTAGTCTATGTTTTCTAACTATGCATCATTTGTAACAAAGAGATTTAGCAGTGAGGTGTCTCACATGAATTTGGGTCATTTGTAGAGATAGATAATCAGGGcttcttatgttgttttttttttttttttttgttttgtttttttagcttgTCGCATTTAGTAGCGTTTCTTAGTGCTTATCGGCGTCTTCATGCCTTTCTAACAGGATGAAGGATTTATGTGGTCATTTTTATCATTATAGATTTTATAGTCTGAAAATTGGGTGTATCCTTTGTAACACACAGTCTTTCTTAGCCAAACAAGATTACAACCTTTTACATGATTTAATACTAATCAAAAGACATGGAAGCACAAAAAAAAGGACATCTTGATTCTAGGTGCTAGAAGTTTTCACTGTAAACCACCTTAAATCCTCACTGCACTGGTCCACACAGCTTTTTACTCATTATGCTAAGAGACGCTTCATCGTTTTGAGGATCATTTTGTCTCCCTTTTCGACCACCTCTGCATTACCCTTTTTACTCGTCGTTACCTGTTTAAGCAACTAGAAATCCGACAGACTGTGTTTGTGGGGCATTCTGATAATTATGTACTTGATATTTACTGTTTATGATGTCAATATTGTTCTTACCGGTGCTGGTCTAACAAATTTGGATGCACTTTTGATAGCAGAAGGTTGGTGTGACTCAGATAGACGTGTTCCTCAGTCGGAAGCGGGAAAGGCTCGGCCATATTGTTGTGACACTGGTGTAATTGTATGGAAATGGCCGTGGGTTCTACCTCTTGTTACCTGTTAAAGTGTAATGGTAACATCACACTGCTGGCCATTTCTGTATAATTACCCCTGCTATCTATCGAATTGGCATTGTTTGAGTCTTGCATTTGCAGTAGAGGTTTGAAACTTTTCGTATGCATGGTGGTGAACTCGctttttcagtttgtgttttgttttttgttttctagaCTTTTACGCAAACCGTCAAGAGaggattttaatttttaattcatgtgaggTTTTGATTTTAAGCCTTGAGCTGTATGACCAAATTTTTGAAGCGTGCATACATACATGTATTCACACGCAGCTTTccctttttttattgtttcattttattctatGCACCGATGAAATGACACCATATTCCCACCTGAGCAGTTTAGCAACACATGCACAGCAGACATCACATTTAAACCTTAAATATCCAGGATTCGAAGACAATGAAAGAACGCATGTAGGTTCACTGTTAGTttgcaggttaaaaaaaacataacagtaGAATAACCCCCCCCCCTTGCTATAAACCTCTCTACTCTTTTACACATTTAATGCTTCAGGTTCAAAACAAATGAGGCTTAGTTAAGTTTTGTTGTTCTTATGTTAGTTGGCTCTCTTCTGGGAGATGTGAATGTTTTCTTCGCTGTGTGAATACAggctttttgttaattttttgttgtgtttttttcttttggtcaATATTGCCACAAGGGTCCACGTTTTTCAATCCTCTGAATGTTAAGTCCTTCGGATGTCTCTCACAAGGGGATGTTTTGGCATTTAGTATTTAATTCGAGGATGCCTGTTATGTATTGTGTAGGAGGGTGGAAGGTGAAGTGAAAatagaacacttttttttttttttgcccacagTATCATGTGTGTCCTTAAAAGGAAATggcttaaaggtccagtgtgtaatatTTTGGGGGGATTTAGGAGGATGTAATTGCAGGAAGTGAGAATTGTGTTTTGTTACCTTGGAGGGAGCCACCGCCGTGTTTCCACAgtagctcagaatggacttcctcCCCTTTTTTTCCGTTCATAGCAAGTGGCATCCAGCCTTAAGGTGCATTATCTTCACCGATTTGAGTTTTACTTCCTTAACTGAAAAGCTCAGAATGTTTACGTGTTTTTTGCAGCCACTGTAGGTAATTGAGGAGCAATTCATTGGGTTGTAATATGCAACTtcgccactagatgtcactaaatattaggGGTGCAACAGTACACGTCGTACCAAACAGTACGCCCCTCACGGTTCGGTACGAGCATGTACCGCagtacggctcatttgtcattttcaaatgaattTCTGGACAACTTccatttatattagagctttggaAGATGACTGACTTacggaattctactgtcattggttggagctgGATGTGGAGCCCGTCTAAAGCATTGCATGGCAGAGCCCAGCCTGAGCCGGACGTGGAgcacagcccttctacttccaactacccttctcaatattaacattagtatccacattagtaaaacctcctctgtcgtcaccatgtttgttattactgactgtcGTCCTCTCAaataactttactcttcttcatggtattcggccagtatggtaattaagagcagcgccctctttTGGATTGACTGAGAAACGATCATTCCAACATACATGACGCATGGAAGTATGGAGGCAGTGACAACATTAGAAATGGACGTACCTATTTACGTACATAAAGCAAACATAAATGAGgcttaaggctctccatcagctccaagTCACAGCTGGCACAGCTGGGCTATAGCCAGCCTCTACGTCCGTACCGTACCGTGAACCATGACTGAAGAACCGCAATACGCAGTGAACCATGGgtaacctgtaccgttgcacccctactAAATATcgcacactgaacctttaaacgaCGGCTTTGTACTTGTTACTGCTTATTCGTGTTTTACATGACCTATACCAGCACCTTAGAGTAACAGATCAGAATGGCATTTACTTATCctgtaaaacaaaacacaaaccttGGACGATgacatttttgcactaaaataagaaTGGATTTTTGTAGCTGTCGCAGCATTTAAGAATACGCAAATTAGCAGTCTTTTTCGTCTCCGGTTGGCACGGGTGGCATTTAAAGACAAAAGATGCAGAGCAGGGTTGTGTTTTGCTTGAGATCAGTGTGTATTCTGCCACGCCAGCTGATCAGGAGGGATTCTACCTAGCCATCCAGCACTCAGAGGTTAAAACAAAATCCTGATGCCTTTTTTAAATGTTACAGAAAGAGTGGCATTTAGCATTTGAGTGGGTGGGTAAGGAGAGTGGAACGTTCACCATACTTAAGTAAAGGAGATTTGTGTCGGACGTAACTACTTACATATCAAAACTTATTTGATTAcaatgagccaaaaaaaaaaagaatgtgtatTGAACAAATGAATACACCAGCCGGGGTGAAAAGTGTCGCCGTTTTTACAAGTTAAGGTGTGTAGAGAGGTGTCATAACATTTTAAGCACAGGCGATGGAATTGTCAAAACAGTCTTTTTCTTACAACAAATGAACTCGGCACGTTCACAGTTCGgcagtttttgtatatttcaacTAGACGAGGCCGGGTTTTTAATTAAACAGCATATCATAAGCTAATTTAAGTGATCGGCAAACTTAACCTGGCTTTTTAATGGATAAAAGTCTGAATCCAAAGGAAGCAGGAGCTTTTGAATCAGTATCATGACCCTCTGTATAGTAATGTCTTTTCTTTCTGCCTCTCTTCGTCTCTTGTAGAGAAACTATCGCTGACATAAATAAACCTCTTGTAGAGTAGAACCTATTTTCCTATTAACAATGAATGTACTTAGAGCCTGTGTGGTTTGTCATATATAGTAAAGGCTATCTGTCCAGTACATTTATGCTTACCGTTGCTTCTCGTGTACAGCCTTTACAGCGTTCTTTATAAACGGCAACATTTAAGTTTGTTTTTCTAATTTATAGGCTTAAATAACAGCAGAAGGTTCATACGTTTTTATCTCTGATAGTTGATCGATTTTAACCATCACCCACATAACAGCTAATATCTTTCATTTTGGGGATTCAGAGGACAGTTGAGGACGTTGGCTACTGTAGTTCGACACTGGTGCAGAGTCGTCATCCTGTTCCttgtcgtcttttttttttttttttttttttttttgcataagctAACACAACACCTGTTTTTCGCTCTCGGACTTCGGATTTCGACATTTTTATCCAGTCTTTCGCAGTCACCCTCTGGAATTCAGCTCAGAATCTCAAATTTACAGTAGACTTTGTTTTCTTCTTACTTTCCGTGATTGTATTGCTAcaccgctgttttttttttatgtttccataTAGATTTACATAGCACTCATAGCAGATTTTCCAGTTCTTAATCCCAGGTGAGCCCTTTTTGGAAGATCTTTTCTTTTATCATGTTCACCCAGTTGTGTAGTAGTGGTCTTTACAGTGAAAATTTTGTCGAATATATAAGAAAGAATAATTTATAGCCCTTCATGTTGCAATGTCTCCAGTTTTACAAGTCaaatatttatcaaaaaaaagGACAGGAAACAAGGATCTTTTGCATGCATGTGAACGCATACCACACAGAGTCAATGAGTAGAAATGAATTATTAACTTCATATAATTTTCCAGAAAGATGATTTCCTGTTTCAGAAATGCAGGCTGCTTGTAGACCTGGCTCGGGGGTGAAAAAAGCGAGGAAATGAGCTCAGAATGTTGGGATCGTCCTCATATGTGACCCAGCAGTTCCTGGTGGACATTAGGGTCAAGGAACCAAGAAGAGAACTGTTACAGAGCTTCACCAAACCAAACCAAGTAACGCCATCCAGCTGACCTACATCCACTCACTtagatggatgtttttgtttttgtacagtgaAAGCATTTCTAGTCTTCAGAAGGACTTGGCTTTTTATTTACCAACTCGGAGAAAAACTACCTCAGAGCAGTGTCAGGTGCTAGCTAACAATAGCCCTAATTTATAATCGTAACAAAATCGACAAATTGTAGTGACCAAACCGACACAAGCCAATATCACACAAGAGCACTGTTCTTTCTTGAACCTTAATAAATGGAAAACCAAGTAATGACGTAGGACTGGTTGGTTGCTTTAGTTGGTTACATTTTCGGGGACCAAATTTTTGTAATTGGTGGTCAGTTCTCATTGTTTcatatgagtcttttttttttttttttttacttaaattatttTTAGGCGACAAAAGCAACCCTGCACAACCTATGAGTCCCATCTGTAATTGTGAAATGTGCCATCGAGGCGTCAGCGTGGACGTAGTGGGCTGTTTGTCGCTGTGGTGGAGTTCATATGTATAGCAATAACATTTGGTTGGTAATTATTTGTAACGCTCAAACTATTAGTCAGAACTATTAACTTGGGTAGAAAAGCAGTCAAATCCAACGACTAGTTTCCGTGAGTCATCATGACATCTTGTGCTGTTTTTTGCCTAACTATGTCTTGACATTTTGGCGCCACCTATTgtctgattgtctttttttttttttcctacttgataGAGCCACTCGACATAATCCAATAAGTAGATGTTCTCTGCCATGATAACCCAGTACTGCAATAACATCAGGGCGGACGTCCCTGTCTCTCTGTTTCTACACTTAGATCCAGCGCCATGTTTCACAAAAATCTAGTTTTGTCACACTTGACAATTTGCAAAGGGAATACAACACATTTGGACATACTTTACAGTGTATCCACACATTGTAAACTTCAACGAAAAGGTACATATGAGTTTGCGTTTGCTTAACCGAAAACATCCAGCGTGTTTTGTCGTCGTTTTATGTGTGCCTTTTGTCGGATCTTTTTTTCGTCTTTTCCATCAACCCCAACCTTGGGTTTGTAAATTCTCTTTTGTTTTCTCTCCACATAAAGGTTTGACAAAATCTGCCgcaccacataaaaaaaaaagaaaagggtttcttttttttttttcttgttgtaatTATCATGCAACCTTTGCGTGTAGATGCTGCATAGAACGATCAGTATTTGTGTTTTGCACTTTCAAAGCAGTCTCAAAATAAAATTGCCCAATTGAGGTTGggcagaaagttaaaaaaaaaaaaaaaagaagaaataactgACGAGGTATTTTATGCTATCAATAGGAATTATAAGGAATAA
This DNA window, taken from Sphaeramia orbicularis chromosome 11, fSphaOr1.1, whole genome shotgun sequence, encodes the following:
- the ago2 gene encoding protein argonaute-2 isoform X1 translates to MYSSAGASEMLEGPRSSGSVSSDPPSSPVPEYVFKPPSRPDFGTMGRTIKLQANFFEMEIPKLEVYHYDIDIKPEKCPRRVNREIVEHMVQHFKTQIFGDRKPVYDGRKNLYTAMPLPIGRDKVELEVTIPGEGKDRSFKVSIKWVSCVSLQALHEALSGRLPSVPFETIQALDVVMRHLPSMRYTPVGRSFFTPSEGCSNPLGGGREVWFGFHQSVRPSLWKMMLNIDVSATAFYKAQPVIEFMCEVLDFKSIEEQQKPLTDSQRVKFTKEIKGLKVEITHCGQMKRKYRVCNVTRRPASHQTFPLQQENGQTIECTVAQYFKDKYKLILRYPHLPCLQVGQEQKHTYLPLEVCNIVAGQRCIKKLTDNQTSTMIRATARSAPDRQDEISKLMRSANFNTDPYVREFGVMVRDEMTEVNGRVLQAPSILYGGRNKAIATPIQGVWDMRNKQFHTGIEIKVWAIACFAPQRQCTELLLKAFTDQLRKISRDAGMPIQGQPCFCKYAQGADSVEPMFRHLKYTYQGLQLVVVILPGKTPVYAEVKRVGDTVLGMATQCVQVKNVQKTTPQTLSNLCLKINVKLGGVNNILLPQGRPLVFQQPVIFLGADVTHPPAGDGKKPSIAAVVGSMDAHPSRYCATVRVQQHRQDIIQDLATMVRELLIQFYKSTRFKPTRIIYYRDGISEGQFNQVLQHELLAIREACIKLEKDYQPGITFVVVQKRHHTRLFCMDRNERVGKSGNIPAGTTVDTKITHPSEFDFYLCSHAGIQGTSRPSHYHVLWDDNHFSSDELQVLTYQLCHTYVRCTRSVSIPAPAYYAHLVAFRARYHLVDKEHDSAEGSHTSGQSNGRDHQALAKAVQIHQDTLRTMYFA
- the ago2 gene encoding protein argonaute-2 isoform X2, with the protein product MYSSAGDPPSSPVPEYVFKPPSRPDFGTMGRTIKLQANFFEMEIPKLEVYHYDIDIKPEKCPRRVNREIVEHMVQHFKTQIFGDRKPVYDGRKNLYTAMPLPIGRDKVELEVTIPGEGKDRSFKVSIKWVSCVSLQALHEALSGRLPSVPFETIQALDVVMRHLPSMRYTPVGRSFFTPSEGCSNPLGGGREVWFGFHQSVRPSLWKMMLNIDVSATAFYKAQPVIEFMCEVLDFKSIEEQQKPLTDSQRVKFTKEIKGLKVEITHCGQMKRKYRVCNVTRRPASHQTFPLQQENGQTIECTVAQYFKDKYKLILRYPHLPCLQVGQEQKHTYLPLEVCNIVAGQRCIKKLTDNQTSTMIRATARSAPDRQDEISKLMRSANFNTDPYVREFGVMVRDEMTEVNGRVLQAPSILYGGRNKAIATPIQGVWDMRNKQFHTGIEIKVWAIACFAPQRQCTELLLKAFTDQLRKISRDAGMPIQGQPCFCKYAQGADSVEPMFRHLKYTYQGLQLVVVILPGKTPVYAEVKRVGDTVLGMATQCVQVKNVQKTTPQTLSNLCLKINVKLGGVNNILLPQGRPLVFQQPVIFLGADVTHPPAGDGKKPSIAAVVGSMDAHPSRYCATVRVQQHRQDIIQDLATMVRELLIQFYKSTRFKPTRIIYYRDGISEGQFNQVLQHELLAIREACIKLEKDYQPGITFVVVQKRHHTRLFCMDRNERVGKSGNIPAGTTVDTKITHPSEFDFYLCSHAGIQGTSRPSHYHVLWDDNHFSSDELQVLTYQLCHTYVRCTRSVSIPAPAYYAHLVAFRARYHLVDKEHDSAEGSHTSGQSNGRDHQALAKAVQIHQDTLRTMYFA